The Paenibacillus sp. 481 DNA window CCGCGGGATGACTTGGGTGATACATTCATGGGCTTTGCAGCCATGGGCGGTTTCATGACTGTCGTCTTCTTCGGCATGGTGATCGTGAAGTTCATTCTTGAATAATTGAG harbors:
- a CDS encoding YqzM family protein, whose protein sequence is MEVRNVDPREHVMEEPRDDLGDTFMGFAAMGGFMTVVFFGMVIVKFILE